From Saprospiraceae bacterium, one genomic window encodes:
- the rsgA gene encoding ribosome small subunit-dependent GTPase A, with amino-acid sequence MKKGLVKRSTGSWYEVYLPETKQTLKCRIAGKMKLLEKELTNPVAVGDFVNLSEEGDEQGIIQSILPRKNFIARQSPRKKHQIHLIAANVDLAIVVSTIKEPDLKLGFIDRFLLTTEPRDIPVLILFNKSDLWDAEDWETFRAVEWMYQRIGYSVLPVSTIHHSNIDQLKELIRNKTCLIAGQSGAGKSSLLNALDPEMDLKTSALSNYTGKGTHTTTFAEMFEISENTFVIDTPGIKTLGFNNMEVMDVAHNFKEFFQFSDRCRFGNLCTHRNEPGCAVKEAIENNEISALRYQSYLSICEELEGQNYWERKKKY; translated from the coding sequence ATGAAAAAAGGTCTGGTCAAGAGGTCCACCGGAAGTTGGTACGAAGTGTATCTTCCTGAGACAAAGCAAACCCTTAAATGCAGAATTGCAGGAAAAATGAAGTTGTTGGAAAAAGAACTTACGAATCCTGTGGCCGTTGGTGATTTTGTCAATCTGTCGGAAGAGGGAGACGAGCAGGGAATTATTCAGTCCATTCTGCCCAGAAAAAATTTTATTGCACGCCAGAGTCCGCGCAAAAAACACCAGATTCACCTCATTGCTGCCAATGTTGATCTTGCCATCGTTGTTTCCACCATTAAAGAACCTGATTTAAAACTGGGTTTTATCGATCGGTTTTTATTAACCACCGAACCCCGCGATATCCCGGTTTTGATATTGTTCAACAAATCAGACCTTTGGGATGCAGAGGATTGGGAGACTTTTAGAGCAGTCGAATGGATGTATCAGCGCATAGGATATTCTGTCTTGCCGGTTTCGACCATCCATCACAGCAACATTGATCAACTAAAGGAATTGATCAGAAATAAAACCTGCCTGATTGCCGGTCAATCCGGTGCGGGTAAAAGCAGTTTACTCAACGCCCTCGATCCGGAGATGGATCTGAAAACTTCTGCATTGAGCAATTATACCGGAAAAGGAACCCACACGACCACCTTTGCTGAGATGTTCGAAATCAGTGAAAATACTTTTGTCATTGACACACCAGGCATTAAGACCCTTGGATTCAACAACATGGAGGTGATGGATGTGGCACACAACTTTAAGGAGTTTTTTCAATTTTCGGACCGGTGCAGATTTGGAAATTTATGCACCCATCGGAACGAACCCGGTTGTGCCGTAAAGGAGGCCATTGAAAACAATGAAATTTCTGCCCTTCGCTATCAAAGCTATTTGTCGATCTGTGAAGAATTGGAGGGTCAAAATTATTGGGAACGGAAGAAGAAATACTAG
- a CDS encoding geranylgeranylglyceryl/heptaprenylglyceryl phosphate synthase — MNKDHLYKQILLQKQKGRKSLAVLLDPDHIKSVDFDLILRKSIQSKVDFFFIGGSLILDDAMPELIRKIKIQTNIPVVIFPGNGMQIHNSADAILLLSLVSGRNPEYLIGKQVEASMTLRNSGLEIIPTAYILIDGGQVSSTAYITQTIPIPADRFPLALATAIAAEQLGFKLIYLEAGSGASTPISNEMVSCVSQSIQIPLITGGGIKNGKACFDLYKNGVDLIVVGNALEQNPQLVTELIQARDDAHQIHIDS, encoded by the coding sequence ATGAATAAGGACCATTTATACAAGCAAATTCTACTTCAGAAACAAAAGGGAAGGAAGAGCCTGGCCGTATTGTTGGATCCGGATCATATTAAGTCTGTTGATTTTGATTTAATTTTAAGAAAGTCCATTCAAAGCAAAGTAGATTTTTTCTTTATTGGCGGCAGCTTGATTTTAGATGATGCGATGCCGGAACTGATTCGCAAGATTAAAATTCAGACAAACATTCCGGTTGTCATTTTTCCGGGAAATGGAATGCAAATTCACAACAGCGCAGACGCCATATTGCTTTTATCCCTGGTATCTGGCAGAAATCCCGAATATTTGATTGGCAAACAGGTGGAAGCTTCAATGACCTTGAGAAACTCCGGATTGGAAATCATCCCAACGGCTTATATTTTGATTGATGGGGGTCAGGTGTCCAGCACTGCATATATCACCCAGACCATTCCTATTCCGGCAGATCGTTTCCCACTCGCCCTGGCTACGGCCATTGCAGCGGAGCAATTGGGTTTTAAGTTAATTTATCTGGAAGCTGGCAGTGGAGCAAGCACTCCAATCAGCAATGAGATGGTTTCTTGTGTATCACAAAGTATTCAAATTCCTTTGATCACGGGCGGTGGAATCAAAAATGGCAAGGCGTGTTTTGACCTTTATAAAAATGGGGTAGATCTGATCGTTGTTGGGAATGCACTGGAACAAAATCCTCAACTCGTAACAGAACTCATTCAGGCAAGAGATGATGCCCATCAAATTCATATCGATTCATGA
- a CDS encoding redoxin domain-containing protein: MQILCMFMLIGCIPKGAQLGKPAPELVSMRWWNKEIPSLRSLQSKVVLIRWWTDECIFCIASADALNEWHQTLSDSGLVVLGIYHPKPAPRKLEENEVYEYIKDKNFTFPIAEDAQWKNLNRYWLEDGPKDFTSVSFLLDKKGVIRYIHEGGEYHKDFVEGHSECIRQFNRIDSTIRVLLNEN, from the coding sequence ATGCAGATACTTTGTATGTTTATGTTGATTGGTTGCATCCCGAAAGGAGCACAACTGGGTAAACCAGCACCCGAATTGGTAAGCATGCGCTGGTGGAACAAAGAAATACCTTCTCTTCGGTCATTACAATCCAAAGTAGTACTGATCCGCTGGTGGACAGACGAATGCATATTTTGTATTGCTTCTGCGGATGCGCTCAACGAATGGCATCAAACATTGTCAGATTCAGGACTGGTCGTTTTAGGCATTTACCATCCGAAACCCGCTCCCCGCAAGTTGGAAGAAAATGAAGTATATGAATATATCAAAGATAAGAATTTTACTTTTCCAATCGCAGAAGATGCTCAATGGAAAAATCTAAACAGGTACTGGCTGGAAGATGGCCCAAAAGACTTTACATCTGTCAGTTTTTTGTTGGATAAAAAGGGAGTCATCCGCTACATTCATGAGGGAGGAGAATACCACAAGGATTTTGTGGAAGGACACAGTGAATGCATCCGTCAGTTTAACCGGATAGACAGTACAATCAGGGTTTTGTTGAATGAAAATTAG